The Penicillium oxalicum strain HP7-1 chromosome VI, whole genome shotgun sequence genome window below encodes:
- a CDS encoding Mitochondrial inner membrane magnesium transporter mrs2, with amino-acid sequence MALALQRASPLVSAKPMLLHSPALTRSASTSRRPLLRRLLDLRRGKNSDIKNHRNHSPTLTDEGTELFNLGRGLAAKASNELRLRCTEFDKSGNVTLVNGEFRKSELIAKYGLLPRDLRKIDSSTLPHILVRPSAILINLLHLRVLIKSDRVLVFDAYGSTDSYMQSLFIYDLEGKLRQKQSQVAPAGQALPYEFRALEAVLISVTTGLEEEFNGVREPVVRVLRALEEDIDRDKLRHLLIYSKKLGTFEQKARLVRDAIDDLLEADDDLAAMYLTERATGKEREEDNHQEVEMLLESYHKVCDEIVQSSGNLVTNIRNTEEVVKAILDANRNSLMLLDLKFSIGTLGLATGTLFSALYGMNLKNFIEESDFGFGGVSVICFVLTGVVCVYGLAKLRKLQRVRMWGESGVGGGSLAQIAPRQGILNSHRNWRADSIEPVWGSLPGEARSERIRRLRENAAVAAAASAAAESRLSSTTTASASASSSSSTASTSSSLGKRHPSPHNAGHDKSSGSAVDSGLNGKVSA; translated from the exons ATGGCTTTGGCTCTGCAGCGCGCCTCGCCCTTGGTTTCGGCAAAACCTATGCTATTACACTCGCCTGCGCTTACGAGATCGGCCTCCACCAGCCGTCGTCCATTACTTCGAAGACTGCTTGATCTCCGACGGGGCAAAAACTCAGATATCAAGAATCATCGCAACCATAGTCCGACCTTAACAGATGAAGGCACCgagctcttcaatcttgGTCGGGGGCTCGCGGCCAAAGCCTCAAATGAATTACGTCTTCGATGCACAGAGTTCGACAAGAGTGGAAACGTCACCCTGGTGAATGGAGAGTTTCGCAAGTCAGAACTAATCGCCAAG TATGGTCTTCTTCCGCGCGATCTTCGCAAGATTGACTCTTCCACGCTTCCTCATATTCTTGTCCGACCGAGCGCCATTCTGATCAATCTACTCCATCTACGTGTATTGATCAAGTCGGACCGCGTGCTTGTCTTTGACGCATATGGCTCGACTGACTCGTACATGCAATCTCTTTTCATCTATGATCTCGAAGGGAAATTACGTCAGAAGCAGTCTCAAGTTGCGCCGGCAGGCCAGGCGCTGCCCTATGAGTTTCGCGCTCTGGAAGCCGTTCTCATCAGCGTTACAACCGGCCTAGAGGAAGAGTTCAACGGGGTGAGGGAGCCTGTTGTCCGTGTCCTCCGTGCTTTGGAAGAGGACATCGACCGAGACAAGCTGCGTCATCTTTTGATTTACTCCAAGAAGTTGGGTACATTTGAGCAAAAGGCTCGCCTGGTGCGAGACGCCATTGACGATTTGCTCGAAGCGGATGATGACTTGGCTGCGATGTATCTTACCGAACGTGCGACCGGAAAAGAACGAGAGGAAGACAATCATCAGGAGGTGGAGATGCTTCTTGAATCGTACCACAAGGTCTGTGATGAAATTGTCCAGTCCAGTGGTAATCTTGTCACCAACATTAGAAACACCGAAGAAGT CGTGAAAGCAATCCTCGACGCCAACCGAAATTCTCTCATGCTTCTTGACTTGAAATTCAGCATTGGAACACTCGGACTCGCTACAGGGACACTCTTTTCTGCGCTCTACGGTATGAACTTGAAAAACTTTATCGAGGAGTCCGACTTTGGATTTGGCGGTGTCTCCGTGATCTGCTTTGTTCTTACCGGTGTCGTCTGCGTGTACGGGCTCGCCAAACTGCGCAAGCTCCAGCGCGTTCGCATGTGGGGAGAATCCGGAGTCGGTGGCGGCTCCCTGGCCCAAATTGCTCCACGACAGGGCATTCTTAATAGTCACCGCAATTGGCGCGCAGACTCGATCGAGCCTGTCTGGGGCAGCTTGCCAGGTGAGGCTCGATCGGAGCGTATCAGACGCCTTCGAGAAAACGCCGCTGTTGCCGCTGCGGCTTCTGCGGCAGCCGAGTCACGGTTATCATCAACCACTACTGCTTCTGCTTccgcctcctcttcttcatctactgcatccacttcctccagCCTTGGAAAAAGGCATCCCTCTCCACACAACGCCGGCCATGACAAGAGTTCCGGTTCCGCCGTCGACTCTGGTCTGAATGGCAAGGTGTCTGCATAA
- a CDS encoding Alpha-galactosidase, whose product MIMRAVPLFLAAGLAAALDNGLAVTPQLGWNTWNSFACNMNETVVLDAARRIVELGFKDLGYNYVVLDDCWSAGRNSSGYLVPDKKKFPSGIADVANKIHDMGLKIGIYSSAGTMTCGHYAGSLGYEKKDAEVWASWGIDYLKYDNCYNLGEEGTPKLSYDRYNAMSKALNETGREILYSLCNWGVDGPWNFAPTMANSWRMSGDLTNVWDRDDVNCPCSEHEGLDCKLPGYHCSIMNVVNKAVFFAQKAYPGAWNDLDMLQVGNGGLTEDEAISHFSLWAAMKSPLLMTNVMTKIDGPTLSILQNTAVLAVSQDPRGSSAVRIWRHYVDGGEIQMYSGPLSGNDQVVLLLNGGSEAREMNATLSDIFWLSGAEGTAPQLKYEWDVYDLWAARMSNDTANAIIHQKENATLPFNMTAHGGASKVYAQVPLPTSTALMGKKVSTVKAGGSVKAHVKPHGVAMFRLRAVEKKDEL is encoded by the exons ATGATCATGCGCGCCGTACCTCTCTTCCTAGCCGCTGGGCTAGCTGCCGCGTTGGACAATGGACTCGCGGTCACACCTCAATTAGGATGG AACACATGGAACTCATTTGCTTGCAACATGAATGAGACGGTTGTTCTGGACGCAGCCCGGCGCATTGTTGAACTAGGATTCAAGGATCTCGGGTACAACTATGTCGTTCTAGATGACTGCTGGTCTGCTGGCCGAAACTCCTCCGGATACCTTGTGCCTGATAAGAAGAAGTTTCCCAGCGGTATCGCCGATGTCGCGAACAAAATCCACGACATGGGCTTGAAGATTGGTATCTACTCAAGCGCGGGAACTATGACCTGTGGCCATTACGCAGGATCCTTGGGCtatgagaagaaggacgcTGAGGTGTGGGCCAGCTGGGGT ATTGATTACCTCAAGTATGACAACTGCTACAACCTGGGTGAGGAAGGTACTCCTAAGCTGTCTTACGACCGATACAATGCGATGAGCAAGGCCCTGAACGAGACTGGCCGTGAGATCCTCTACTCCCTGTGCAACTGGGGCGTGGACGGACCGTGGAACTTTGCTCCCACCATGGCCAACTCTTGGCGGATGAGCGGTGACTTGACCAATGTCTGGGACCGTGACGATGTGAACTGTCCCTGCTCCGAGCACGAAGGATTGGACTGCAAGCTCCCCGGATACCACTGCTCGATCATGAACGTCGTCAACAAGGCTGTCTTCTTTGCCCAGAAGGCTTACCCTGGTGCTTGGAATGATTTAGACATGCTTC AGGTCGGAAACGGAGGTCTGaccgaggacgaggccaTTTCGCACTTCAGTCTCTGGGCAGCCATGAAGTCGCCGCTTCTCATGACCAACGTCATGACTAAGATCGACGGACCTACCCTCTCCATTCTGCAAAACACCGCCGTGCTGGCCGTTTCCCAGGATCCCCGGGGATCAAGTGCTGTTCGCATTTGGCGACACTACGTTGACGGCGGTGAGATCCAAATGTACAGTGGCCCCCTCAGCGGCAACGACCAGGTCGTTCTCCTCCTGAACGGCGGGAGCGAGGCTCGCGAGATGAACGCCACCCTGAGCGATATCTTCTGGTTGAGCGGTGCCGAGGGAACTGCCCCCCAATTGAAGTACGAGTGGGATGTGTATGACCTGTGGGCTGCCCGCATGAGCAACGACACCGCCAATGCCATCATCCACCAAAAGGAGAACGCCACTCTCCCCTTCAATATGACTGCTCACGGTGGCGCCAGCAAGGTCTACGCACAGGTGCCTCTGCCAACCTCGACCGCTTTGATGGGCAAGAAGGTCAGCACTGTCAAGGCTGGTGGAAGTGTCAAGGCCCACGTGAAGCCCCACGGCGTGGCCATGTTCCGTCTCCGAGCGGTCGAGAAAAAGGATGAGCTGTGA
- a CDS encoding tRNA (uracil-O(2)-)-methyltransferase — protein MPNRKNVRDLSKLSGKPLRETAISSSQMFQIASNDWLTSPDLKEENLAFSCENFYETAIFLMANPNITSSHLFRADILFDSQGLLRTPRQDEELAGTSTEIMSEPSQPEVEAKPSPQVTGFDLIRTVVRKLIPRNQDIDQPLIQTCHFYKSIVLTGTGAGAVDPSDMPCQHRVLTMFLPHVESLDEIPFYHPRLKGLATLYECDSLPNESHSGIMSVHFLPFSSEYPDRLERTLHTLLNFYVRLTRGGQQKASTETSGEVRSSKDNLVPRHLTQNTYSRLKTLYAADLMQRWVESTEPSKHVFEDLAITAFLIELWRMMYGIRPVNEGSQGSSDRDTFPGFVDMACGNGVLVYVLLMEGYSGCGFDARARKSWSIYPSWVQERLSEKVLIPKPFADAAGHLDLGMAITTGDFARDTFIISNHADELTVWTPLIAALACPEAPLPFLAIPCCSHSLSGARYRYPQPKGSKPKLGTGSADDQENIQNPQSASGDLKALRAAKQAEKTEKGMWTSMYGLLTAKTISVAEEAGYEVEKTMLRIPSTRNMGVIGGRQAVTTQWRQRYGRESLGTPNAGEDRVGYASVVQRAVTEIVDRECTRDGGLDAAAHSWIERAQSLRKDARTLIRHDGGQT, from the coding sequence ATGCCGAACAGAAAGAACGTGCGCGATCTGAGCAAGCTCTCGGGCAAACCACTGAGAGAGACGGCCATCTCTAGCAGTCAAATGTTCCAGATTGCCTCCAATGACTGGTTGACATCCCCCGATCTGAAAGAGGAGAACCTGGCTTTTTCCTGCGAAAATTTCTATGAGACGGCCATCTTTCTCATGGCCAATCCCAACATCACTTCGAGTCACTTGTTTCGGGCAGACATCCTGTTTGACAGCCAGGGACTCTTGCGAACGCCTCGGCAAGATGAAGAACTTGCGGGAACCTCTACTGAGATCATGAGTGAGCCCTCACAACCTGAGGTCGAGGCAAAACCCTCGCCTCAAGTGACGGGGTTTGATCTGATCAGGACTGTCGTGCGGAAATTGATTCCTCGCAATCAGGACATCGATCAACCGCTCATCCAGACGTGTCATTTTTACAAATCGATTGTTCTTACGGGAACAGGGGCAGGCGCAGTTGACCCGAGTGACATGCCATGCCAGCACCGGGTCCTGACCATGTTTCTCCCGCATGTCGAATCTCTAGATGAGATTCCATTTTACCACCCACGCCTCAAAGGACTTGCCACTCTCTATGAGTGTGACAGCTTGCCCAATGAAAGCCACTCCGGTATCATGTCGGTGCACTTTCTCCCATTTTCGAGTGAGTATCCTGATCGACTGGAACGCACATTGCACACACTTCTCAACTTTTATGTCCGACTCACGCGAGGCGGTCAGCAGAAGGCGTCGACAGAGACCTCAGGCGAGGTACGATCCTCCAAGGATAACCTCGTACCGCGTCACTTGACTCAAAATACCTATTCGCGTCTCAAGACCCTCTATGCCGCCGATCTGATGCAGAGGTGGGTGGAGAGCACGGAACCGAGCAAGCATGTCTTTGAAGATCTGGCCATCACCGCGTTCCTCATCGAGCTGTGGCGGATGATGTACGGCATCAGACCAGTCAATGAAGGCTCGCAGGGATCGAGCGACCGTGACACATTCCCCGGGTTCGTAGACATGGCCTGCGGGAACGGCGTACTGGTCTACGTCCTTCTCATGGAAGGCTATTCGGGCTGTGGGTTCGATGCCCGCGCCCGCAAATCATGGAGCATTTACCCGTCATGGGTGCAGGAGCGGCTCTCGGAGAAGGTTCTCATTCCGAAACCGTTTGCCGATGCTGCGGGTCATCTTGATCTCGGAATGGCCATCACAACCGGCGACTTTGCGCGTGACACGTTTATTATCTCGAATCATGCGGATGAACTCACCGTGTGGACCCCACTCATTGCGGCACTTGCTTGCCCGGAAGCACCCCTGCCCTTCCTGGCTATTCCATGCTGTTCGCACTCGCTATCCGGGGCTCGGTATCGCTATCCGCAGCCGAAAGGATCAAAGCCAAAGCTTGGGACGGGCTCTGCGGACGACCAGGAGAACATACAAAATCCACAATCTGCGTCGGGGGATTTGAAAGCGTTGCGTGCTGCCAAACAAGCGGAGAAGACCGAAAAGGGCATGTGGACCTCCATGTACGGCCTTCTCACGGCCAAAACCATTTCTGTTGCTGAAGAGGCCGGCTACGAGGTAGAAAAGACTATGCTCCGTATTCCCAGCACCAGGAACATGGGAGTCATTGGAGGTCGACAAGCCGTGACCACGCAGTGGAGACAGCGATATGGCAGGGAGAGCCTCGGAACCCCAAATGCGGGCGAGGACCGAGTCGGTTATGCTTCAGTCGTTCAACGGGCAGTCACGGAAATCGTTGACCGAGAGTGTACCCGGGATGGTGGATTGGACGCTGCGGCGCATAGTTGGATCGAGCGCGCGCAGAGTCTCCGCAAAGACGCTAGAACACTCATCCGGCATGATGGTGGACAGACATGA
- a CDS encoding ATP-dependent RNA helicase sub2 produces MSHEEDLIDYSDEELGTTAAPATTAAPAAANGDAEKKGDLTVSGGRPDKKGSYVGIHSTGFRDFLLKNELLRAITDCGFEHPSEVQQHCIPTAILNVDVLCQAKSGLGKTAVFVLTTLHQLEPVPGECSILVMCHTRELAYQIKNEYARFSKYLPDVKTAVFYGGTPIAKDIELLSNKETYPNIIVATPGRLNALVRDKHLSLRNVKSFVLDECDKMLDQIDMRRDVQEIFRATPADKQVMMFSATLSQEIRPICKKFMRNPLEVYVDDDTKLTLHGLQQYYIKLSENEKNRKLNELLDNLEFNQVIIFVKSTLRANELDKLLRECNFPSIAVHSGVSQEERIKRYKEFKEFNKRICVATDVFGRGIDIERINLAINYDLPADADSYLHRVGRAGRFGTKGLSISFVSSEDDEKVLKEIEKRFEVALPYVSPFLLTDGLQPILVWRPPMLEDHFVNLLQYSEYPEGGVDSSTYMA; encoded by the exons ATGTCTCACGAGGAGGATCTCATCGATTACTCTGACGAGGAGCTCGGTACCACCGCGGCGCCCGCCACTACTGCTGCCCCCGCCGCCGCTAATGGTgatgcggagaagaagggcgaTCTCACCGTGTCTGGCGGCCGTCCCGACAAGAAGGGCAGCTACGTCGGAATTCATTCCACCGGTTTCCGCGACTTCTTGCTGAAGAACGAACTTTTGCGCGCCATCACTGACTGCGGCTTCGAACATCCATCGGAGG TCCAACAGCATTGCATTCCTACCGCCATTCTCAATGTCGATGTTCTCTGCCAGGCCAAGTCTGGTCTCGGAAAGACCGCGGTCTTCGTTCTGACCACCCTTCACCAATTGGAGCCAGTTCCGGGCGAGTGCTCCATCCTCGTCATGTGCCACACTCGTGAATTGGCCTACCAGATCAAGAACGAGTACGCTCGTTTCTCCAAGTACCTCCCTGATGTCAAGACCGCCGTGTTCTACGGTGGTACCCCCATTGCCAAGGACATTGAGCTTCTCTCCAACAAGGAGACCTACCCCAACATCATTGTGGCTACCCCCGGTCGTTTGAATGCCCTTGTTCGCGACAAGCACCTGTCTCTGCGCAATGTCAAGTCATTTGTTCTTGACGAGTGTGACAAGATGCTTGACCAGATCG ACATGCGCCGTGACGTTCAGGAAATTTTCCGCGCCACCCCTGCTGACAAGCAGGTCATGATGTTCAGTGCTACCCTCTCCCAGGAGATTCGCCCCATTTGCAAGAAGTTCATGCGCAATCCTCTCGAGGTGTACGTTGACGACGACACTAAGCTCACTCTTCACGGTCTTCAGCAATACTACATCAAGTTGAgcgagaacgagaagaacCGTAAGCTCAACGAGCTTCTGGATAACTTGGAATTCAACCAGGTCATTATTTTCGTCAAGAGCACACTGCGTGCCAATGAGCTGGACAAGTTGCTCCGCGAGTGCAACTTCCCCAGTATTGCAGTCCACTCTGGCGTCAGCCAGGAGGAGCG CATCAAACGCTACAAGGAATTCAAGGAGTTCAACAAGCGTATCTGCGTTGCCACCGACGTCTTCGGTCGTGGTATTGATATCGAGCGTATCAACTTGGCCATCAACTACGACCTGCCCGCTGATGCCGACTCCTACCTTCACCGTGTGGGTCGTGCCGGTCGTTTCGGTACCAAGGGTCTGTCTATCTCCTTCGTCAGCAGCGAGGACGATGAGAAGGTTCtcaaggagattgagaagcGCTTCGAGGTTGCCCTTCCGTACGTATCCCCCTTTCTTCTTACCGACGGGCTCCAGCCCATCCTCGTTTGGCGCCCTCCCATGTTGGAAGACCATTTCGTTAACCTTCTTCAATATAGTGAATACCCCGAGGGAGGTGTTGACTCCTCTACCTACATGGCCTAG